The sequence CTTTAATCATTGAACTAGGCGTATATTTTCCGCTAGCAAAAGCAGTGTAATAAACAAAAGGCTTGAAAGATGATCCAGGTTGACGACGGGATTGGAGGGCGCGATTAAACTGACTATTTTCATAATCCACGCTTCCCACCATCGCTTTGACAAAGTGAGTTCGCGGATCAACAGCAACAATCGCAATTTGAGCGGTTCTCAAACCCCGATTCAATAACTGTTGATGGGCATCTCGCACCGTTTCTTCTGCCATTTGTTGGAAAAAGAAATCAATGGTGGTTTGAATACGCAACCCCCCTTCTGTCACGATTTCTTCCCCAAAGCGTTCTTTCAACTCAGCAGTTACCGCTTCCGTCACTGCAGGGAGTTTACTTTGTTGCCAAGCCGTAGGTTTTCCGACTAACAGGGGTTGTTGGAGAATCTGATCAGCGACCTGCGCTGGAATCCATCCAATTTCTTCCATGCGATTCAGTACCGTTGCTTGTCGTCCTTTCGTCGCTGCATAATCAATAAAAGGACTATATTTTTCTGGGGCTTGAATTAAACCTGCCATCATGGTGGCTTCAGCAAGGTTTAACTCTGAGGCTGACTTTTGGAAATAACTTTGCGCTGCTGTTTCCACCCCATAGTTATTGTGTCCCCAATAAATGGTATTGAGGTACATTTCTAAAATTTCGTCCTTAGTAAAAACTTGCTCAACCCGCAACGCCAACACGGCTTCCGCTAGTTTTCGGCTAAAGGTTCGTTCTGGGGAGAGGAACACATTTTTAACCAACTGCATGGTGATCGTTGAAGCCCCTTCCACCACTTCTCCGCTTTGCCAGTTCACTACTAACGCCCGTGCAATACTCGTGGGGTTAATGCCCTGATGCTGATAAAAATGACTATCTTCGATCGCGAGAACAGCTTGTTTCAATTCTGGAGAGATCGCCTCTAATGGGACAACATCGCGATTGGCTTCTCCATGCAAGCGCGTCAACAGACGACCTTTTACATCATAAATATAACTGGTTTCTGTGGGGGAATACCCTTCTAAAACCCGAACATCAGGAAGATTACGGAAACTGAGGGCTAATCCCACCAGTCCCCCAGTCATCACTGCACCAGCCAATAAACTGACACAAACCACTGTTCCCGTTGCAGCTTTGGCGACCCCTTTTGTAAATTGGAAGGTCTGTTGCCATAAAGATGGTTGGCTCGGTTGATCTTGCCGAACGGTTGTATTCGACACGGCGTTTTCTCTCCCTTTTAGCAAATATGATTAACGCTTGATGTGACTTTGGGTTGAAATTAGGTATCTTCAAGTCAGGTGTCATCTCTGACACTCAGATTACTATTTTGCCTAACAATTGGCAACTTCATAAATAATGGACAGTTAACAATTAACAAGGTAAAATTAACAATTCATAATTAATTATGTCTAATCTAACACAAAGCTCATCTGCTCACGCCTCACTCTAGTCTTCTCATTACTAATGACAATGCAGCCAAAAATTGAAACGTTTCATTTACGTCGTCTTTCTTCAGGAGATAATCTCGCTCTACAAGTCTATCAATTTCAGGGCAAACTAGGTCAAAAAACTTATATTCAAGCGAATTTGCATGGTGCTGAAATTGTTGGCAATATTGTAATTTCAGAAATTTTTCGTTGGCTGAGCGAAATTGATCCAGAAAAGATATGGGGTGAAATTTGGTTAGTACCAGCTTGTAATCCAGTGGGAATGAATCAGCGCTCGCATTTTTTTAATTCTGGACGCTACAATAGCTATGATGGTCAAGATTGGAATCGTATTTTTTGGGATTATTCGACAGAAACTGATGAAATTTATGACTTTGCCAAACAACATCTAGAATCGGAGATCGAAACCATTTATCAAGGCTATATCGCCCAAATTAAAACGTGGTTTCAAGAACAAACGGCTCGTCGTTATCAGTCTTGTTATGTTCCTTATCCAGTCAAGTATCAGCAAACATTACAGTTTCTTTGCTGGGATGCAAACCACGTTATTGATATTCATAGTTCCAGCAATCAAGGTCTTGATTATTTATTTACCTTCCCTGGTCAAGAAGAAGCAACAAAAGCGTTTTTATTAGATGTGGGAATTCGCGTTGATCAACCAAGCGGATATACTTTTGATGAAGCCTTTATTAAACCTTGGTTGGTCTTAGAAGAAACCTTTCGCAAACTCGGACGAAACATTAAATTTAATGTTGCTTCTTGGACATTAG comes from Halothece sp. PCC 7418 and encodes:
- a CDS encoding transglycosylase domain-containing protein codes for the protein MSNTTVRQDQPSQPSLWQQTFQFTKGVAKAATGTVVCVSLLAGAVMTGGLVGLALSFRNLPDVRVLEGYSPTETSYIYDVKGRLLTRLHGEANRDVVPLEAISPELKQAVLAIEDSHFYQHQGINPTSIARALVVNWQSGEVVEGASTITMQLVKNVFLSPERTFSRKLAEAVLALRVEQVFTKDEILEMYLNTIYWGHNNYGVETAAQSYFQKSASELNLAEATMMAGLIQAPEKYSPFIDYAATKGRQATVLNRMEEIGWIPAQVADQILQQPLLVGKPTAWQQSKLPAVTEAVTAELKERFGEEIVTEGGLRIQTTIDFFFQQMAEETVRDAHQQLLNRGLRTAQIAIVAVDPRTHFVKAMVGSVDYENSQFNRALQSRRQPGSSFKPFVYYTAFASGKYTPSSMIKDSPVQYRDGNGYYRPKNYGGSFAGNMSLRKALMQSRNVPAVKLGQAVGLDNVIDVASKLGIESPLQPVISLPLGSVGVTPLEMAGAYATFANNGWHSDPTFIIRVSDSQGNVLLDNQPEPQLVLDRWAVASLNSVLQGVVQSGTGTAAQIGRPVAGKTGTTTSERDVWFVGYVPQLATAVWIGNDDYRPLGYGVTGGGFAAPVWRKFMLRALKGEPVQQFPSPSKFQRPKPSN
- a CDS encoding succinylglutamate desuccinylase/aspartoacylase family protein, whose product is MQPKIETFHLRRLSSGDNLALQVYQFQGKLGQKTYIQANLHGAEIVGNIVISEIFRWLSEIDPEKIWGEIWLVPACNPVGMNQRSHFFNSGRYNSYDGQDWNRIFWDYSTETDEIYDFAKQHLESEIETIYQGYIAQIKTWFQEQTARRYQSCYVPYPVKYQQTLQFLCWDANHVIDIHSSSNQGLDYLFTFPGQEEATKAFLLDVGIRVDQPSGYTFDEAFIKPWLVLEETFRKLGRNIKFNVASWTLELGSGMRAQPESVAKGVRGIKNYLVSQGIVKIPDFSLQATQNHTVQFVQKEQIQKYYAPTGGIIQNCVDLKTVVNKGDVIYQILELNKQGEPLKVISITAQTSGLIFDLGINQGVHEGEYVLTILAREDNNDR